Within Planktothrix serta PCC 8927, the genomic segment GAAGAAGATGACGATGCTTTTAAAGCGTTGAAAGTAGTATTAGAAGGAAATTTAACAGCACGTCCTCAAAATGTAGTCGTTTATGCAACTTCTAATCGTCGTCATTTAATCCGAGAATATTTTGAAGATCGACCTTCACCGAAAGATCAAGATGAGGTTCATGTTTGGGATACGGTACAGGAAAAATTATCCTTTAGCGATCGCTTTGGTTTAACATTAACCTTTGAACCTGCGGATCAAAATACTTATCTGAATATGGTTCAACATTTAGCCAGTCAAGCCGGAATTGATCTCAGTCCTGAAGATTTGCAGTTTCGGGCTTTACAATGGGCTACTCGCCATAATGGACGTTCAGGACGGACAGCGCGGCAATTTATTGACTTTTTAGCGGCGGAATTAGTAGTTTTTAGAAAATAGAATGGAAAAAATTGACAGATAGTGTCATTTTGACACTCTCAGGTCTGAAGACACTGAGATTCTAACTTCAACCTGGATACTTGCTCGACCAGGGTTTCCCCAAGCAGAATAGAGGTTTCCAGTCCATTAGCGTTACTTTGGGGATGCCCTCCCCTAGTTTGTTTACCAAGATTAAGAATATTAATTGCAGCATTTGTATCTCTATGCAACTCACATCCACAGTTACAAACATGGGTGCGAGTTGATAGAGATTTTTTCACTATTACCCCACAATTAGAACATTTCTGTGAAGTGTAATGGGGTGCAACCGGAATTGCTAATTTATCGAATTTAGCTGCAAAATATTCTATCCATTTTCTGAACAAATACCAACTAGCATCGCTAATTGATTTAGCCAAACAATGGTTTTTAACCAAATTTCTCACACTTAAATCTTCGTAGGCTACTAAGTCGTTTGACTTGCATACGTTACGCGCAATTCTCTTGGCGTGTTCAATCCGTTGTCTACTTACTTTTAAGTGTTTTCTACTGTAAACCTTTCTAGCTTTCCGTCTCCCCGATGAACCCTTAACCTTTTT encodes:
- a CDS encoding RNA-guided endonuclease InsQ/TnpB family protein yields the protein IGLDVGIESFYTDSNGYQEVNPKFLRKAEQSIKKSQKQIYKKVKGSSGRRKARKVYSRKHLKVSRQRIEHAKRIARNVCKSNDLVAYEDLSVRNLVKNHCLAKSISDASWYLFRKWIEYFAAKFDKLAIPVAPHYTSQKCSNCGVIVKKSLSTRTHVCNCGCELHRDTNAAINILNLGKQTRGGHPQSNANGLETSILLGETLVEQVSRLKLESQCLQT